The Diabrotica undecimpunctata isolate CICGRU chromosome 3, icDiaUnde3, whole genome shotgun sequence genome includes the window aaagcgtacgatcttcatgagcggtagatatttttggtcttccagaaccttgctttctttcgagagtttcttgttctctccatcttttattaatattaaaaactgttgttctgcttccGTTAAAAtagttcgctacggcagatagtgaccaatcATCTTCTAATTGACAGATGACACTgatagtatgtaaataataagtatttatccttcaaaacacaatgctcaattttctacaaaatacgctttaagagtcgtatcagtttttttaggaaccagctgtacatgtttttgtattttaatactaataaatactctactctaatCAACAAGTATACAGTACTGACATAACTGCCCTATGCTACATGTTTTCAGTTGATTCACAGTTTATTTGGTTATACTTTATTAACACTTGTCTTATTTATCATAGGACGTTCTCGATCAGTCATTGGTACGCTAAATGTCATGGTTGAGAACgcacatatatacatacatatgttTATACATTTATTCGCGCATAATATATATCATGGgaccaaaaaaaaaaactgatacatctataaacaaacagaagtCGTCAGGAAGGCATTAGGTTGAagagtaatttaatataattagtgACTTGCTTTCCTAGGAAATTCAACCATTTCAATGACTACTAGAAATGTTCGTCCTTAGGAAGTTCATTTGTTGTATGTATTGAAAAGCTATTGAAAAACAGGAAATCTGTATAAAGCAAAACGGTTTCAATAAAAAATTAGATTACTGATTAGAATAACCATTTACTTTTGATTAAACTGATACTCAATTTAgcagaataattttattttttacaattaattCGCCTTTCTTGTGTTTAGAATCTTCAAGTCCAGAAAAGAACGGGTCAATTCCAGAGATTAAGATTACTTCATCAGAAAGTCCAGAATCGAAAGATGTAACTTCAGAATCTCAGGCGACACAGAACGGAGAGGCATCGGAAGACGTTGAGAAAACGAATGTTACCAGTACAATTCCACAAGAAAATGGGGATGTCAGTAATAAAGGTAAAGGAAAAGCCCCGATACCAAAATCTCCCCAAAAACCTGCTGTGACTAGGCCTAAAAGAAATGCTAAACAGTTATATAAGAAGCTTTTGGACTTCAAACCGGAGGAAGAAAGCGATagtgaagatgaagatgataccACATTTGAAGGTCCAAATGGTAAGATGATTGGGTAACTCTTTTTATGGCGTTTTCGTTGTTGGATTGGCAATCTTCATGACTACCAGTTCTAACAACTATGAACCATATCTCCTGATTAGGTTAGGTGGGATTGCATTAAAATATCTAGGGTGCTGtaagaacaaaacactaaaatTATATGTTAAAACTATAATTTCATCGTGGATGTTTGTCGATCTAATCCGAATTAATATTGGAAATGAGATTATCAAATAATCTttgtatttcatttttattgatattttaagattttttggcTCATAAATAGGAAGCCTAATCAAGTGAAAACCAATAAAGTGGTCAGAATTACATTGAATAGAAAAGATGTTTTATATTGATCTGATATAAGATCAAGATGGGTATGTAATGCTGTATGAACAAATTTGAAGGATTTAAATTAGATACATACATTAGTTGCAAAGCAGATATCTTGCTGATTAAGAAGTTACTTAGCAATTTTTTGGCCTATCACGTCCTAACACCCTCCTTGTTTATCCCAGAACGTATCATTATTATTAAATGAGCTTTCACTAACTCTTTTATCTAATGAGAATAAATGACAATAAAGATAATAATCGATTATTTAGACGAAAGTTTTGTGTTATCTTAATTCAGCAATTTTTTGTTGCGAATTTTTTACACTTTtcctacatatttttttttttgtttaatttatgtaagtaatattttttgattattgaTCGTTATATATTCTCGATATCTTCTCAATGTGTCTTAATCGCCATTCTATTCTTATCAATTATCTGAACAATTTTCATATTAATGTGCCTCTAATCCTATTATAGAGGATTCGTCAGATGATGAAGCCGACGTTAACGTTGCAATAGAAGCAGAAGGTTCCGAAGAAGAGTGTGAAGAATCaggtgaagaagaagaaagtgagGAAGACGAAGCAGATGATTACGAGAACGCGGAAGATTCGGAATTCGCAAGAAATATGAAAGATGAGCCAGGATCTGATAGTGGATGTACTGCAGTAGTAGCACTTTTGAAAGGAAATGAATTGTATGTTGCTAACGCAGGTGATTCCAGATGTATTGTTTGTAGAGACGGtaagtaaatttaattttaaacactaCAAGGTATTGAATTATCAGTGTCCGATTGGaaaatcctagcattgtacagaAAACATTGTCCACTTCTAGTATTTACTGTACAATCTAAGCAATAGAcataatcgtcggactttgtataaaagaattgctgtacaatgttcgaatttcaataagtagcgtTACATCAAAGTTTGGGAGAATATGacagatatcgattcatatcgatttttacgattattccccatttgttattaaaaacaaacatcaatgaggttataaatccataattaatcAGGGTTTCTGGCTTCTGGAGTGTAGgattaacttattttaaattattatcatacACATCTCTTGAAAATCTGAAATCTTCCCTGTATTATAGTGAAATGAAgtcttgaagctttgaaatgttttACTAAAATTATCACTTTATTGTAGAACAATTGGACCCTGTTATACAACAAGGAACCAACTGACATTAACTTAGTTTTgagaaaatcaagaaaaatgttttatttatttgaggAAATTATTtggatataaaaataataaaaaccgaCTCAAAAGTAAACACGTTTATTATAACTTATGGATATTAATGCTATAATCAAATTAACATCGAAAAAATTAACTCCTAAGTAAGAAAAAAATCACGTGGGTCTTTGTTGTTAAATATAACATTAACAATCCGCATCTGGTTCGAAATCTGGATTTCCGTTAAATCCGTCTATATCCTCGATTATAGTATTATCTGCTATAAGATTTGTATAGAAATCGTGGTAACTTAAGGGTATTAAGTGAAGATAACTTTGTATATCTTTAAGTTTTGCTTCCGAAACTGGCTTTCCTTTAGGCCACAATGGTTCCAAATACGTGGCAAACTGTTACCCAGTTGAAGGTTTTCTTCCTGTTCTCTTTTTTGTGCTTACTTCTGTATAATCTTCAGTGTCTTTGTTTTTTAGCCGTTTAAAAGccgttttaaaaaatatgctataAGGCTTATCTTTACAcaatttaatttctttggtttgtaACCAACTTATTGTctcgttgtttttatttttttttctgttggtgatttgtttttctaattttgCGGTACTCAAAAAATCTTCTTGTGTTATAATATTTACATTAATGGGTCGTTTTTGTCTACAAGTTTTCATTATATTGCTATATTCCCCAGGTGAAAATATATTATGTTGCCTTTTAAGTGCACATTCCacatctccaaaatcactataaTTTGGAAGAAACTTATGATCCGGAACTAAAAATCTCAACCTGATAGTCTTTAAATGCTGTGATTCCTCTAGAAGACATTTTAACAGAAGTACTATTTTAATGTTCCTGTTTTGACCCACGCAAGAGTCGCTCCACAGAATAATGTGCTCAACTTTATCGCTAACattactaaaaatatattttcttagaCAAGACCCCACTTCTTGAGCTCCACGGCCTGCCTGTCCTTCGAGCTATAAATGAAAAGTGGATTTTTTTGCATACCTGCATAAATTCCGCAATTATATACCCATAACTGtcgtttataaaatataatatttgaagaTATACGAGGTAAAGGCAGCGTTTTTTTCTAAATCAAAGGTCAGAGTTTCTATTTGTTTATCTTCTATTGCTTTGGGTCAAGGTTCATTTGTTTTCTTCCTAATTCAGCCTGTTCCAAATGCagttcctgtctaacaatatccTTTTTCATCATCTTTAATATTCTGTATCTTAATTTTAAAGGCATCACATTTCAGGTGTCTTTTTTGGCTTTTTTAGTCGCAAGTTaaaatcattcaaaaaaactCTTTTAAAAGTCGAGAAACTGgcatgattttctatttttggtttGTAAAAATTATACATTATTGATAAAGTAGTTCCTTCTTGCAAAAATTCTTGGTCCATTTTAAGTGCTCTGCAGTAATGAGATACATACCGTGGAAACTGGTTTATATGGttaactataatatttctttcATCTGCTGACATTTTGTTGTACCCACCGCTGACTCCTCGCGGATCAAATGTAGTCAAAGTTCTTACTTTTTGAAGATCAGTATTTATGCTCTTAGTTGACACTTGCAATGTATTGGTATACATATTTCTACAAACTATTACtttatttataaagtattttgggttttatttataagtttatatcCCAAAATAAGATAAAAACCCAGAATAAACTGGTATTGAGATTTCGTAAAAATGTTCCTCTTACGATGGTCTTCTCCTCGTTATTCTTTGCCTAATGAAAAATTTAACTGTTGATTCCAGCAACATTTAGACAACTATAAAAAAACGACCATTGGTCAGCTTCTTCTAGTTCTTGCGGTCAGTTGCGTTATTGGATTGTTTCGTTTTTTATAAATGGTTCCTATTGTCAGATATCAACTAAAAACAATCAGGTTCTTTGCTCGCATTTATTTTACTTTTCACTTTGCAAATAtatgataatataaaatataaaatattagttttataatCAAGATAAGTCAATAAATGGTTTTAAAGCCGATTTTGTAGAACACTGTTAATTACACAACAATTTACTTTACATGTTCTTTGACCACGCATATGTATTATAATAAGTGCTCCATAATATTAAACTTTCGTTTACTAAATCGTTATGTTTTTAGGTAAGGCGATAGACATGAGCTTCGACCACAAACCTGAAGACGAACCAGAACGTGAACGGATAGTCAAGGCAGGTGGAAGTGTTACAGGTGATGGTAGAGTTAATGGTGGTCTGAATCTCTCACGGGCGATAGGAGATCACGcgtataaacaaaataaagatttATCTGATAAGGAACAGATGATTACAGCATTACCGGATGTCAAAACGTTGACTATTAATCCCGTCGAGGATGAATTTTTAGTTTTGGCTTGCGACGGAATTTGGAATTTCATGTCTAGTCAAGAAGTAGTTGATTTCATTAGGCCGAGAATATTGGAATCAAAATCCAAGCTCTCGACTATATGTGAAGAGGTACGTATGTAGGTTAAAATTCATATTATGTTACACaacttttataattttcaaattggatttttatttatttattgtatggtCATTCAAACAAATATCTAGACTCTAAAATTGCGAAACGGAACTCTAATTTGGTCAATGGCTTTATATCTCCACAGTCACATTGCGGGCATGCTGCGTGTCAAATGTATGCAACATGTAAGTGCATGTGCTGTGTCGAGTTCGGTTCCATGTGTCTTGCTTGGACGATTAAAACCTGGCTTCTCGGCAATGCATGGAATGTTAGTATTTTGGAGTGCAGTCCATTCCAGGGGCCATGCGTTCATGATATTCAATACATCTTGAAAATAATGCTTGATGATTTTATTGGTGGATTTATAATGTAATTGGTAAATAAATAATTGGTAATGTTCGTATCCACAATATCTTGGCGACTCAGTTGATTTCTGTTGTCCATGAAGTTTTTTCGTATTCACGTGTAAGGGCATTAACTGATCGCAGATCTGGTTGTAGAATATGACGAATAATGGGGAGTGGAGTATTCATATAAGGCAGATCGCACTAGAAAGTACAGTAAGGCTAACACAGGCACCTGACTCATCATCATAGCCATTAACATCTTAGCAGATGTGTTGTGGTTCATCGTTGAACTTCAGCATCTCGGATACTTTGATTAATGATATTTTTCCACTGGTCGCGGTCATCTGTTACATGTATTACCTCAGTATACTGTTTGTTCCTACTACTGTACTCTGAGGCCTTCCTTGGATCACCAACCCTCCATTTTGTGATCACTTAGATGGATATCACCAAAGAACTTTAAAATAGTACTAGAGAGACGCCAATTGGGTTTAATTTCATCTAGAACCGAGACTAGACAGAACTATTTTGTCATATGCCAAAAAGCCACATAATGGAAGATGTTCCAGAATAGTAAAAGGAACTTAGTGTAGCTTACTAGGCCGAAAGTAAGCTATAAAGTTATTACAAACTTCTGCTCGCTATGCAAAAATGTAGTTGTCTGCAACTACAGAGCAATTGATCGCCTACGCCATAAATGCCTAGAATGAGTATTTTTAAAACCTGACCAAACGGATAATATGGTTATATAGGTTTTCTTAGAATCCTGGATCTGTTGGGCCATTCATAGATATAGGGCAAAGGATAGGATATATGTAGACAAAAGATATACGAGGCCAATCAACCTCTTTGAAATCTACAACCTTTGTTTTGAAAGCATTTCGTTGTAGTCtccacttgcgaaaatatttattcatttttcTACGTTGTATGAGAACATCTTCAGTGATTTCTAGTGTTCTACACCTTAAGTAAGGGTTTAATCGCCAGCGTAGCCgaacttttttaaattttatagtgcAGCGTATATTGATCCTTGTCTTCtgcttatagtgccgtgcacctatagtgtgTTTTCGAATTATCTTAatgccagacgtctgtcttttgcggcatcaACTGAGATTACTCCATTAAAGTTTTTGGTTAATCTGCAATGAAGAAAGAAAACTAACAGTTTCtagttataatttatttaaataaccatttaaattttgtttcAGATGTTCGATCATTGTTTGGCGCCCCATACTTTAGGAGATGGCACGGGTTGTGACAATATGACAGCGATAATAGTCCAATTTAAAACGAACATTTTAAAAAGATCTGCCTCCCCCGTTCCTATCAAAAGTGATATAGTAAAAAAGATAAAGACTGAAGAAACGGTAAAATCTGAATCTGGTGTGACAAAGAACGAAGATGCGAGTAAAACAGAAACCGGTGTGGAAAAGACTGAAGATGATTCGCTTAAAATGGAATCCGGGACGGTCGcgtgaaaaaaaaatttattgttactgtAACCATTTAACGAAGATTGTCCCATTGAAAATTTGCTCTGGTTTGATAAACTTGGATCATACTTATAGAATTGTTAATCTTGGACATTTTAATAACCCATCACAGCTATTTATTGTAAGAAACATCTgctcaaattattttttcaaCTTTGAGTAGAGAACTGTTAAATATTCAACACTCGAGTCTTTATCATGTTAGATTTCTTGAAATGTTATCTATGGTTAGAAGATTGATATTGTAAAAAAGCTGTTCTCAATTAAATCAACATTATTATCGTAACGAAATTGGctaataatattacttttatatttGGTACTCATCTtcagaaaaaatttaaacacacagGCAGGACCTTTAGACAATCAATGCAAAATGAAATTATTATATTACATACACTAGATAATTACTTCGTCAATCTTTTAGAAGACTCAAGAACAATTTTAAGGAGCACAGTCGAAACATTCGTATTGATGTTATCTATTACGTATTTTTTTAACCAGAACATTAAATTATTATCAAAGCATTGGTTTTGAAATGATATAATGTTTGTTTTTGCAGCAGTTTGTTGACAGTTTACAAACATGTGCGATGTTTCTTGTTAAAAAATTTGTAATTGCTTTAGAAGCAAAGGTAcagtataattaaaaataaattcaagttGTCCATGGTAAAACAATGATAATCTGAAATGGAACAATCTATAAGAATAGGTAACAGTATGTCTATACTTATGTTATTTCCAATTAGTTTTGTAAAAAGATGTTTTTAGTTAAGCATTTTTTCTTGGTAAGTTTAATACCATCGGGTACATAGATTGCTTGttagtattttgaaattattgcaGGGAATATAATTTTGTTATGATACTTTGTATTGCCAGAAATGGTCGATATTTCTTTCGTTTCAGTTCCAGTTCATAAAAGAGTTAAAGTGTTACTGTATATAAAAAAACGTCATTCTTAACTTACATTCCatagttttataaaaatgtatgaaCTTATTAATATGATCCCTCTCTTTCTTTTATGTTCTTTAAAATCAACGGCAACCCAGTGATTTTAAAACTGAAATTAAACACTAAAAGTCATATTTAGTGGGAAGAAAAGGcaaaaattgataaattttgCTTCAAATTCCAGGTGTTTTAGTTTTCGTTATATTTTACTGGAATAATACCGCTTAGGACCCTGTTATACGAGCGCTAATCTCGCGTTAACAACCCAACCGGACAATGCACTACCATGGAGTAAATTATAATAACGACATTGTCGTCGGTGAGTCCGCGTTATCCCGCAAGCGTTGCTAGTGCGGCCGGTCACGTTAGTAGCAGCGCGCAGTTCACGCGTTGCATGCATCAAGTTATACGTGGCGGTGACAAAGCGGCCAAAATTATCTCAACGCGACGCAACTACAGTCACGTATAACGTGGAAATTATGCGCCCTGTTTGCCGCGTCATCAACGCGATGGCATTAGCCCTCGTATAATAGCTCCCATAGTTAAGGAACATAAACACTTAAAAGTAGGTTTCGATTTGCAGGTTGGAAGTTTTAGAAACGCAGTTAATTTTTTAGGATTTATAGGCCATGGTTTGGAATTATTTCTTCCTGTCGTTTCGTTTTCAACGGCGACTGACATATATGGCACAAAGGCGATGCTGCAATAGACGTAACTATCTAATCACTGATAATAGCTCATTGACGATTAGTTGCCGTATTGCACATACGTCGATTTAATGGATTTACCCGGCCAAAATTATTTTGCTGCATATTTCTACTAAAACTCGTgcaaatcaaagaaaaaaaaatttgtttttaaaaaattggcATCTATTTTTcgtgaaaaaaaaatcaaactcttaaataaacaaaaagaatacATGTTTTTATTTATACCTCAGACACTGGTGACTGATATATATGGGACTCAGGATTTGGTTCACCAGGTAACAGCATTTGAATTGTTTCAGGGCAACATGACCCTTTTCTGTACCCGTTTCTTGCTGTTTAAAATGATTAATAATGGGTCAGACGTTACGGTCGGTGTCATGTGGTGCCATCCATATAGATCAATCATATTCATCAAATTTTGCACGCCTATTTTATAACCGCTTGAAATTATTCCCAATATAATCTTCAATCTATATATTAATTCAAAATCAACTTTTATTATATCGGTAATTAATTGAGGATTTTCAAAGAGTCTTCGGCTAGTATTGCCGTCATTAGTGTTCCCGAAATTGGCTTTTGGCATGTCGACTAAAAATCCagttttttctgatttttttttgtaaacactTCTAACTCCTTTTCTTCATAAGTTCTCTTCTTCAACGAAACTGATTTCTTCGTTCGTTACATCAGTAATTTCTTTCACAAACCTTAATCGTCTAGATCTGGAATGTATAGGCGAGGACTGTGTTGTGCATTTTTTTCCTTCTTTGCCACATTCGAGGTAAAACAAAAGAAACTTATCGTCAAATTGCTGTTCATATCTGGCTTGTTGAGATCCGTTATAACCccatttacaaataatttttaaagaaTTGCTTTCTTTGTCATTTAGAGAACAAAGGATTTCTTCTAACGCCATTGATAACCGTTATGCGGTGTTGTCTATCAAACTTTGTAAACTGATTTCTGCGCAAGTACTTATAACCTTTATGCAATCCGTGGGCGGGtagcattgttttttttttccttcaacatgaataaaatagtttatttGTATGTCTAATAATTTCATATTGTCATACTGCACGAGTTGGAGGGTTTGTAATCTCTTAGTATTTTTGAAGTATTCCTTTTCCCTAGAGCTTGTAATGTTGTCTATGCTGTTGCTAAATGCTAAAGAacatatttcttatatttttcttcttttagtctTTTCACTGGAtcttcaaattattttaaaagttgaCTACTGAGCTTAGAGAACAAAACGTCACTGACAGCGAACTGCGCGCGCATTTGCACGTGCGCGGTGAACAGTTTTGAAGTGGGAATAGTAAG containing:
- the LOC140437378 gene encoding probable protein phosphatase CG10417 isoform X1 — encoded protein: MGSYLSEPVTDKVSTDESNDKLSCGASSMQGWRITQEDAHNHILDFDTNTSLFAVYDGHGGHEVAQYCSQKLPQFIKDTQAYKDGDIVQSLIQGFLEFDATIPTKDVVAVLKEIAGEKECDEESDEEENVDHLYEEASMPIEKVIEKYTNLVNPALKNLKKDGDKFPKSPNLKSKQEDAGSSSGSSAISNKASKDDSGNSEDAAGSSIEAKSTKESSSPEKNGSIPEIKITSSESPESKDVTSESQATQNGEASEDVEKTNVTSTIPQENGDVSNKGKGKAPIPKSPQKPAVTRPKRNAKQLYKKLLDFKPEEESDSEDEDDTTFEGPNEDSSDDEADVNVAIEAEGSEEECEESGEEEESEEDEADDYENAEDSEFARNMKDEPGSDSGCTAVVALLKGNELYVANAGDSRCIVCRDGKAIDMSFDHKPEDEPERERIVKAGGSVTGDGRVNGGLNLSRAIGDHAYKQNKDLSDKEQMITALPDVKTLTINPVEDEFLVLACDGIWNFMSSQEVVDFIRPRILESKSKLSTICEEMFDHCLAPHTLGDGTGCDNMTAIIVQFKTNILKRSASPVPIKSDIVKKIKTEETVKSESGVTKNEDASKTETGVEKTEDDSLKMESGTVA
- the LOC140437378 gene encoding probable protein phosphatase CG10417 isoform X2, whose protein sequence is MGSYLSEPVTDKVSTDESNDKLSCGASSMQGWRITQEDAHNHILDFDTNTSLFAVYDGHGGHEVAQYCSQKLPQFIKDTQAYKDGDIVQSLIQGFLEFDATIPTKDVVAVLKEIAGEKECDEESDEEENVDHLYEEASMPIEKVIEKYTNLVNPALKNLKKDGDKFPKSPNLKSKQEDAGSSSGSSAISNKASKDDSGNSEDAAGSSIEAKSTKESSSPEKNGSIPEIKITSSESPESKDVTSESQATQNGEASEDVEKTNVTSTIPQENGDVSNKEDSSDDEADVNVAIEAEGSEEECEESGEEEESEEDEADDYENAEDSEFARNMKDEPGSDSGCTAVVALLKGNELYVANAGDSRCIVCRDGKAIDMSFDHKPEDEPERERIVKAGGSVTGDGRVNGGLNLSRAIGDHAYKQNKDLSDKEQMITALPDVKTLTINPVEDEFLVLACDGIWNFMSSQEVVDFIRPRILESKSKLSTICEEMFDHCLAPHTLGDGTGCDNMTAIIVQFKTNILKRSASPVPIKSDIVKKIKTEETVKSESGVTKNEDASKTETGVEKTEDDSLKMESGTVA